In the Telopea speciosissima isolate NSW1024214 ecotype Mountain lineage chromosome 2, Tspe_v1, whole genome shotgun sequence genome, one interval contains:
- the LOC122650214 gene encoding protein FLX-like 1 translates to MSGRNRAPPHPINGLPHPGLPPMHEHPFGRGLGPMPHPALLEEMREAQFGRGPRPLPPHPAIIEESLAAQHQEIQGLLIDNQRLAATHVALKQELEAAQYELQRMAHFSGSMRSEKDIQLKEAYEKCMKMEADLHASEAMRAELLQVRTDIQKLTAARQELTSQVQVLSQDLARANAGLQQAPALKAEIDTMKQELQRARAAIDYEKKGHAENYEQGQAMEKNLIAMAREVEKLRAEIANAEKRARAAAAVGNPGSGYGGNYGNPDSAYGGNPYPAGYGMSPVQAGAEGGHQYGSGPQYGPGQGAWGAYDMQRAHGRR, encoded by the exons ATGTCAGGCAGAAATCGTGCACCTCCGCATCCAATCAATGGTCTACCACACCCCGGGCTTCCCCCTATGCACGAACATCCATTCGGTAGAGGTCTTGGTCCCATGCCTCATCCAGCCCTCCTTGAAGAAATGAGAGAAGCTCAATTCGGGCGAGGCCCAAGACCTTTACCCCCCCACCCTGCCATAATCGAGGAGAGCCTAGCAGCTCAACATCAGGAAATTCAAGGGCTTCTCATCGATAACCAGAGATTGGCTGCAACCCATGTCGCGTTAAAACAGGAATTAGAGGCTGCCCAGTATGAGCTTCAACGCATGGCTCATTTTTCTGGATCTATGCGCTCCGAGAAGGATATTCAGCTAAAAGAAGCTTATGAGAAGTGTATGAAAATGGAAGCTGATCTTCATGCTTCAGAGGCTATGAGGGCGGAGCTTCTGCAAGTTCGCACTGACATTCAGAAGCTCACTGCTGCAAGACAAGAGCTTACTAGTCAGGTTCAGGTGCTCAGTCAAGATTTGGCTAGAGCTAATGCGGGGTTGCAGCAGGCGCCGGCTTTGAAGGCCGAAATAGACACCATGAAACAGGAATTGCAGCGAGCTAG GGCTGCTATTGATTATGAGAAGAAAGGCCATGCTGAAAATTACGAACAGGGTCAAGCCATGGAAAAGAATCTGATTGCCATGGCTCGTGAGGTGGAAAAGCTGCGAGCAGAGATTGCTAATGCGGAAAAGAGAGCacgtgctgctgctgctgttggaAACCCTG GTTCAGGGTATGGTGGAAATTACGGCAATCCAGATAGCGCATACGGAGGAAATCCCTATCCTGCTGGCTATGGCATGAGTCCT GTACAGGCTGGTGCTGAAGGTGGACATCAATATGGATCTGGTCCTCAATATGGACCTGGACAAGGTGCTTGGGGTGCTTATGACATGCAGCGAGCTCATGGACGCAGATAA